AACCCGTCAGGCTAAAGTCTAGAGTGATCTCAGCGGCCGCCTCCTGTCAGACGGGATGGATTTGGCCTGTGGCTGCGAACGGAATGCCGGGTGCGAGCATGGTGTTTGGCTGACCAAGCGGCGAGGATGTATCGAGCACGTCTTCGGGGGCACCGAATGAGGCCATTGCCTGTACGGACTGGCTCGTCGCGGAGGCTAAGCCGCCAACCTGCCACTCTGTGCCGACTTGCCCCATCGAGGCCGCCGACGTGATCTGGTTGTTGCGGATGTCATAAACCTCGAACGCCCCGTTGTTGATGTCGCGCATCAGCACGTTGGTCTCATCGGCGCTCCCTGAAAAGTTGCCGAAGCCCGCCACCTGCCATTCCAGACCCACTTGGCCCATCGATGCTGCCGCGGTGATGGCGTTGTTGACGATGTCGTAGACCTCGAATCCTCCGGTGTGTCTGTCGCGCAGCAGCATGTCAGTCTCATTGGCGTTGCCGGAGAAATCGCCGAAGCCGGCCACCTGCCATTCGAGGCCCACCTGCCCCATTGGTGCCGCCGAGGTGATGGTGTTGTTGCGGATGTCGTAAAGCTCGAATGCGCCGGTATTGTTGTTGCGCATCAGCATGTCGGTTTCGTTCGCCCGGGTCGAGAAATCGCCGAAACCCGCGACCGACCATTCGAGGCCCACTTGCCCCATCGGCGCCGCCGATGTGATGGCGTTGTCGCTGATATCGTAGATTTCGAACGCTCCAGTATCGCTGTTGCGCATCAGCATGTCGGTTTCGCCGGCGCGTCCGAAAAAATCGCCGAAGCCTGCAACGGACCATTCCAAACCGACCTGCCCCATAGGGGAGGCGCTGGTGATGGTGTTGTTGCTGAGATCGTAGACCTCGAAAGCGCCGCTCGCGTTATTGCGCAGGATCACGTCCGAGGTATCGGCACCGTCGAAGCCGCCGACGCCGGCGACCTGCAAGCCAAGCCCAAACGGGCCCAGCGTATCGGCCGCCAGGATCGTGCTGTTGCCCAGATCGTAAATCTCGTAATCGCCGTCGCCACCATCACGCATGATGAGGTCGGCTGTCGTGCCGGACGGCGGCGGCCCATTTGTGGGCATGAGAGTGGTCACCGCAGTCTTGAAGGTGCTGCTTGTGTAGGTGGGACCGCTATTCGCGACTATCAAGCCCCAGCTGTCTTCGGTCGCCGTACCTTTGTTCGGTTCGTCGTATGCTTCGAAGGCGCTGAACGGAATATTCTGTTCGTTCGCAATTGGTAGAAAGTTTTGCCAAAACGTCTGCTCGTTGGCCAAGCTGGGCACGGACGATTGCGGAGGGTCCGTAAAGACGGGAGAAAATTGTGTATCTCCAGAAGAGGGCCAACCGGTCTCGCTGATTACGATTTCCTTATTTGGGTAAAGGGCTTCAAGCGTCTGATATATCTGACCGACATAGCCGGCCGCATTAGAAACTGAAATGCCATCCCAGTAGGCAAAAATATTGGCAAATATGACGCCGACTTCGGAGCTGTTGCCAAGGTTCGTAGCAATATAATATTGCGCGTGACTCGGGTTATAGGAAGAATCCACCCCACCGCTGCCATTTCGCAGATTGAT
The DNA window shown above is from Pirellulales bacterium and carries:
- a CDS encoding glycosyl hydrolase family 17 protein, which codes for MSEAPLLRIMDYGPYTQSGQIPGERPPPPLSQMEAQVDFIANNNIANTLRIYTLDDQQSSLINYAIGDGLDVIPSVYLPNPNGSTPGPPATWSAIMNDPAVMSELNLLISTLNNLPVSDFSKMPFVDVGNEEITQVGGWNDTDLEDAIDYVRQNLTLPASVLSQLQFATAETYEAQYINLRNGSGGVDSSYNPSHAQYYIATNLGNSSEVGVIFANIFAYWDGISVSNAAGYVGQIYQTLEALYPNKEIVISETGWPSSGDTQFSPVFTDPPQSSVPSLANEQTFWQNFLPIANEQNIPFSAFEAYDEPNKGTATEDSWGLIVANSGPTYTSSTFKTAVTTLMPTNGPPPSGTTADLIMRDGGDGDYEIYDLGNSTILAADTLGPFGLGLQVAGVGGFDGADTSDVILRNNASGAFEVYDLSNNTITSASPMGQVGLEWSVAGFGDFFGRAGETDMLMRNSDTGAFEIYDISDNAITSAAPMGQVGLEWSVAGFGDFSTRANETDMLMRNNNTGAFELYDIRNNTITSAAPMGQVGLEWQVAGFGDFSGNANETDMLLRDRHTGGFEVYDIVNNAITAAASMGQVGLEWQVAGFGNFSGSADETNVLMRDINNGAFEVYDIRNNQITSAASMGQVGTEWQVGGLASATSQSVQAMASFGAPEDVLDTSSPLGQPNTMLAPGIPFAATGQIHPV